The proteins below are encoded in one region of bacterium:
- the rny gene encoding ribonuclease Y yields MNNIYIYIIIVISASLLGILIGYIIRKAYEKLTKREAQKEAERIIEDAKKEATSLKEKLQLEAKETLHKERIELERENKREKANLTRQEERIKRREQDIDRRQDGIRRQEERLKREEENLKKREAEIQEIKKQELKKLEEISNMNIDEVKKMLIAEVEQEARYESAKIIKKVEEEAKEEAERKAREILAESIGRLASSYVAENTVSTVSLSSEEMKGRVIGREGRNIRTFELTTGTELIIDDTPDAVTISSFDPVRREIARVSLERLIADGRIHPGRIEEVVARTKEEIEGKMKEEAKSVALSLGIHNLTPREIELLGRLKYRTSYGQNVLQHSIEVVHIASIMASELGIKDLRLVKRAALLHDIGKAIPSKEEGSHIEIGEEVLRQAGEDELLINAVIAHHGQFPFKSIEAVLVQAADAVSASRPGARRDTIEAYVKRLEKLEGIANSFPGVEKAYAIQAGREMRVIVKSEEIDDVKTFSLAKDIAKKIEEELEYPGLVKVNVIREIRAVEYAK; encoded by the coding sequence ATGAACAACATTTACATCTACATAATTATTGTTATATCTGCCTCTTTATTAGGAATTCTAATTGGATACATTATAAGAAAGGCTTACGAGAAACTGACAAAAAGAGAGGCACAGAAAGAGGCAGAAAGAATAATAGAGGATGCAAAAAAAGAGGCTACTTCTCTAAAGGAAAAGCTGCAATTGGAGGCAAAAGAAACACTCCACAAAGAAAGGATTGAGCTTGAAAGGGAAAACAAGAGGGAAAAGGCAAATCTTACAAGGCAAGAAGAAAGGATAAAAAGGAGAGAGCAGGATATTGACAGAAGACAGGATGGAATAAGAAGGCAGGAGGAAAGGCTAAAAAGGGAAGAGGAAAATCTAAAGAAAAGGGAGGCAGAGATTCAAGAGATAAAAAAACAAGAGCTTAAAAAGCTTGAAGAAATTTCTAATATGAACATTGATGAGGTGAAAAAGATGCTTATTGCTGAGGTGGAGCAGGAGGCAAGGTATGAATCAGCAAAGATAATAAAAAAAGTTGAAGAAGAGGCAAAAGAAGAGGCAGAAAGGAAGGCTCGCGAAATATTAGCAGAATCAATTGGTAGATTAGCCTCTTCCTATGTTGCAGAGAATACCGTCTCTACGGTTTCTCTCTCATCAGAGGAGATGAAGGGAAGGGTTATTGGAAGGGAGGGAAGAAATATTAGAACATTTGAATTAACCACAGGGACAGAGCTAATTATTGATGATACGCCTGATGCGGTTACCATTTCATCCTTTGATCCTGTAAGGAGGGAGATAGCAAGGGTTTCTTTGGAAAGGCTAATAGCTGATGGAAGAATCCACCCAGGAAGAATAGAGGAAGTTGTGGCTAGGACAAAGGAGGAAATAGAAGGGAAGATGAAGGAAGAGGCTAAATCTGTTGCCTTAAGCCTTGGGATTCATAATCTTACACCCAGGGAGATAGAATTGCTGGGAAGGCTTAAGTATAGAACAAGCTATGGACAAAATGTCTTACAACATAGCATTGAGGTTGTTCATATAGCCTCTATAATGGCTTCTGAGCTTGGAATAAAGGATTTGAGGCTTGTAAAAAGAGCCGCCCTTCTCCATGACATTGGGAAGGCCATTCCTTCAAAAGAAGAGGGCTCACATATTGAAATAGGAGAAGAGGTTTTAAGACAGGCAGGAGAGGATGAGCTTCTTATCAATGCTGTCATTGCCCATCACGGACAATTTCCTTTTAAAAGCATTGAGGCTGTTCTTGTTCAGGCAGCTGATGCTGTTTCTGCTTCTCGTCCAGGAGCCCGAAGGGATACCATTGAGGCATATGTAAAGAGGCTTGAAAAGCTAGAAGGGATAGCAAATAGCTTTCCTGGCGTAGAAAAGGCTTATGCTATTCAGGCAGGAAGAGAGATGAGGGTTATTGTTAAATCAGAGGAGATAGACGATGTAAAGACCTTTAGCCTGGCAAAGGATATAGCAAAGAAGATAGAGGAAGAGCTTGAGTATCCTGGATTAGTAAAGGTAAATGTAATCCGTGAGATTAGGGCTGTGGAATATGCGAAATAA
- the scpB gene encoding SMC-Scp complex subunit ScpB produces MENIKTKSIIEALIFSQENPLSEKMLAKILEKKEDVIKSAICELKEDFKDRAIELTNIAGGWKFQTKKEFFPWIEKLSPSKKIKLSKQTLVTLAIIAYNQPITRQGIERIRGVDSHGAINSLLDCEFVEIAGVKKSPGNPFLYRTTKKFLLSTGLPDISALPKIQ; encoded by the coding sequence ATGGAAAACATTAAGACAAAGTCCATAATTGAAGCATTGATATTTTCACAAGAAAACCCCCTATCAGAAAAGATGCTTGCAAAAATCCTTGAAAAGAAAGAGGATGTTATAAAATCTGCAATTTGTGAATTAAAAGAGGATTTTAAAGATAGGGCTATTGAGCTTACCAATATTGCCGGTGGATGGAAATTTCAGACAAAGAAGGAATTTTTTCCCTGGATAGAAAAGCTTTCTCCTTCTAAAAAAATAAAATTGTCAAAGCAGACCCTTGTTACATTAGCCATTATTGCCTATAATCAGCCCATAACCAGGCAGGGGATAGAGAGGATAAGGGGTGTGGATTCACATGGTGCAATAAATAGCCTACTTGATTGCGAATTTGTTGAGATAGCGGGAGTAAAAAAGTCTCCAGGAAATCCATTTCTTTACAGGACAACCAAGAAATTCCTTTTAAGCACAGGCCTTCCTGATATATCAGCCCTTCCAAAAATACAATGA
- a CDS encoding T9SS type A sorting domain-containing protein — translation MISQESGVGGRGSRWYRFKTQDSKLLALGLLIFLLFPSLLFSAPSLYNKSPSEEKMIETKGLSPTGTISVLFLRVEFSDVSSNHQDFTEYMNKMGDYYKNVSSGKLNLVSTITQVFALTKTMAYYGNPEKPEELKNDAIATATAEGINLSNYDSIMLLHAGCGEETDNGLHPEWIRSSYIDGTYSTIPEMENFGISPFGVWCHEFGHQLGVPTTLPDLPGAGVWSLMDTGCYNGNGEYPAGLDAYSRIRLNWIVPQTATTIAIDPRLDYPVYQLGIFGQECFLVEKRDEPGLPGKGFLVWHLVWHQSGDLDRLSLLQADGGNLGDSGDPFPGSTRNFLLDDYTNPSLRYFNGNPSGFRIEVLIPHIPKAKVFPNPINLNETKRVFFEVERESSVFIYNIKGENIKYLRDFQNTGRIYWDIENIASGVYIFMVTDKDRNRSFGKIGIIK, via the coding sequence ATGATAAGTCAGGAATCAGGAGTCGGGGGTCGGGGGTCAAGGTGGTATCGGTTCAAGACTCAAGACTCAAAGCTCTTGGCTCTTGGCTTATTGATTTTTCTCCTTTTTCCATCCCTTTTGTTTTCTGCCCCATCCCTTTACAATAAGTCACCATCTGAAGAAAAAATGATAGAAACAAAGGGGCTTTCTCCCACCGGAACAATTTCAGTATTATTTTTAAGGGTTGAGTTTTCTGATGTTAGCTCTAACCATCAGGATTTTACAGAATATATGAATAAGATGGGCGATTATTATAAAAATGTATCCTCGGGAAAGCTTAATTTGGTATCCACAATTACTCAGGTCTTTGCTTTAACAAAAACAATGGCTTATTACGGAAATCCTGAAAAGCCAGAGGAGCTAAAAAATGATGCAATAGCAACCGCCACAGCAGAGGGGATTAACCTTTCAAATTATGATTCTATAATGCTCCTCCATGCAGGATGTGGCGAGGAAACAGACAATGGTCTTCATCCTGAATGGATTAGATCCTCCTATATTGATGGAACATATAGCACAATCCCGGAGATGGAAAATTTTGGCATTTCTCCCTTTGGTGTATGGTGTCATGAATTTGGCCATCAGCTTGGAGTTCCTACTACCTTACCCGACCTTCCGGGAGCTGGAGTCTGGTCTTTAATGGATACAGGGTGCTACAATGGGAATGGCGAATACCCGGCAGGGCTTGATGCATATTCAAGGATTAGGCTTAATTGGATAGTTCCCCAAACAGCAACCACAATAGCTATTGATCCAAGATTAGATTACCCTGTCTATCAGCTTGGGATATTTGGACAAGAATGCTTCCTGGTTGAAAAAAGGGATGAGCCTGGGCTTCCGGGCAAGGGGTTCCTTGTTTGGCATCTTGTTTGGCATCAATCGGGCGATTTAGATAGGCTTTCCCTCCTTCAAGCAGATGGAGGAAATTTAGGTGATTCGGGCGACCCATTTCCTGGCTCTACAAGGAATTTCCTTTTAGATGATTATACCAACCCATCTTTAAGATACTTTAATGGAAATCCATCTGGGTTTAGGATAGAGGTTTTAATCCCCCATATTCCAAAGGCAAAGGTCTTTCCAAATCCAATAAACCTAAATGAAACAAAGAGGGTTTTCTTTGAAGTAGAAAGAGAAAGCTCAGTTTTTATTTACAACATCAAGGGAGAGAATATAAAATATTTAAGAGACTTTCAGAATACGGGAAGGATATATTGGGATATAGAAAATATAGCCTCTGGTGTCTATATTTTTATGGTAACTGACAAAGACAGAAATCGCTCTTTTGGAAAGATTGGGATTATAAAATGA
- a CDS encoding MTAP family purine nucleoside phosphorylase: MKAIIAGFSPFELGFDGFSEKEIETERGKAQLFIKEGIVFLPRHGKDKTIPPHIINHQANMLSLKSLGVSQIISINSVGSLKEEITPDDFLVPDDYIGLWDTKTFYDDKIVHITPGLDENTRLLIMEIASSCGIKPIDGGVYVQTRGPRLETKAEIRFLKTLGDVVGMTMASEATIAKELDIPYASLCMVDNYCNGIKEEPLSFSLIKEAQRKKMGYLFNFVKQLQIEGR; the protein is encoded by the coding sequence ATGAAGGCAATCATTGCAGGATTTTCTCCCTTTGAGCTTGGATTTGATGGCTTTTCTGAAAAGGAAATAGAAACAGAGAGAGGAAAGGCTCAGCTTTTTATAAAAGAAGGCATTGTTTTTCTTCCCAGGCATGGAAAGGATAAAACAATTCCACCCCATATTATCAATCATCAAGCAAATATGCTTTCCCTAAAAAGCCTTGGCGTATCTCAAATTATCTCAATAAACTCGGTTGGCTCTTTAAAGGAGGAGATTACACCCGATGACTTTCTTGTGCCTGATGATTACATAGGTTTATGGGACACAAAGACATTTTATGATGATAAAATCGTCCATATTACCCCAGGGTTAGATGAAAATACAAGGCTCTTGATTATGGAGATTGCTAGCTCTTGTGGAATAAAGCCGATTGATGGCGGTGTATATGTCCAAACCCGAGGACCTCGGCTTGAGACAAAGGCAGAGATAAGGTTTTTAAAGACATTAGGGGATGTGGTTGGAATGACAATGGCTTCTGAGGCAACCATTGCCAAAGAGCTTGATATTCCTTATGCCTCATTGTGTATGGTGGATAATTATTGCAATGGAATAAAGGAAGAGCCCCTCTCTTTTTCTCTGATAAAGGAAGCACAAAGAAAAAAGATGGGGTATCTGTTTAACTTCGTTAAACAATTGCAAATTGAAGGCCGATAA